The Candidatus Methylomirabilota bacterium genome contains the following window.
ATCGTGGGGGAGCTCCTCCGTGGCCTTTGAGGCGATCGAGGGCCAGCCCCGCGCGGTGGAGCTGCTGCGGCGCGCGCTGGCCAGCGGGCGCCTCGCTCACGCCTACGCCTTCGTGGGCCCGCCGGGGAGCGGCCGGACGACGACCGCGCTCGCCCTCGCGCAGGCGCTGCTCTGCCCGCAGGGCGGCTGCGGCCGGTGCCGCTCTTGCGCGCTCGTCGCCGCCCGCCAGCACCCCGATCTTCACGTGCTCGTCCCCACGCCGCCCGAGACGAACCCCAAAGGCGCCCGGGCGATCCGGATCGGGCTCATCCGCGAGCTGGAGCGCCAGGCCGCGCTCAAGCCGGCGGTGGCGGAGCGGAAGGTCTTCGTCCTCGACGACGCCGAGCGGATGACGGGCGAAGCGCCCCAGGCCTTCCTCAAGACGCTGGAGGAGCCGCCCGCGCGCACGGTGCTGATCCTGATCCTGCCGCGCGCGGGCGCGGTGCCGGCCACGGTGCTCTCCCGCTGCCAGATCGTGCGCTTCCAGCCGCGCCAAGACGGCCGCAGCGCCGCCGACCGCGCCGAGGCCGCCGACATGCTGGCCGAGGTCCGGGCCCAGGGCGTCGAGGCTCTCTTCCGCCGAGCGCAGGCGTTCGAGCGTGATCGCGACCGCGCCGAGCGGCTGGTGGACGCCTGCTGGCTCTTCTGTCGAGACCTGCTGCTGGCGAAGTCTGGCGCGCCGCGCCGCCTGCTCGGCGCCGCGGCCGGCGCCCAGGAGATCGAGCGCGAGGCCGTGGCCTGGGCCGCCGACGACCTGCTGCGGGCGATCGCGCTCTGCCGCGAGGCTCGCCAGGCCCTGGCCGTGAACGTCACCCCGCGCCTCACGGTGGAAGTCCTGTTGGGCCGGCTGGCGCTCCCGGCGG
Protein-coding sequences here:
- a CDS encoding AAA family ATPase; translation: SWGSSSVAFEAIEGQPRAVELLRRALASGRLAHAYAFVGPPGSGRTTTALALAQALLCPQGGCGRCRSCALVAARQHPDLHVLVPTPPETNPKGARAIRIGLIRELERQAALKPAVAERKVFVLDDAERMTGEAPQAFLKTLEEPPARTVLILILPRAGAVPATVLSRCQIVRFQPRQDGRSAADRAEAADMLAEVRAQGVEALFRRAQAFERDRDRAERLVDACWLFCRDLLLAKSGAPRRLLGAAAGAQEIEREAVAWAADDLLRAIALCREARQALAVNVTPRLTVEVLLGRLALPAA